One part of the Pristis pectinata isolate sPriPec2 chromosome 15, sPriPec2.1.pri, whole genome shotgun sequence genome encodes these proteins:
- the cav1 gene encoding caveolin-1 isoform X3, protein MSGEKIGEFEGLLYPSPIRDHGNIYKPNNKMEDEKMKEEYVHDYHTKEIDLVNRDPKHLNDDVVKSLWIKDDLLPLQF, encoded by the exons ATGTCTGGTGAGAAGATCGGAGAATTTGAG GGACTTTTATATCCGTCGCCCATCCGAGACCACGGGAATATTTACAAACCCAATAATAAAATGGAAGATGAGAAGATGAAAGAGGAATATGTGCACGATTATCACACCAAAGAGATCGACTTGGTCAACAGAGACCCAAAGCATCTGAACGACGATGTGGTGAAG TCCCTCTGGATCAAGGATGACCTActgccactccagttctga
- the cav2 gene encoding caveolin-2, which produces MGKQTGPAERGVQFENDEFLKSTKLLGGGEEEQPEQREHHRRDPGGINTHIKVSFEDVIAEPVATQSFDGIWICSHASFEISKFVLYKVLTLFLAIPLAFIIGILFAVISYVHIWFLMPIVKTFMMILPSIKVIWKSIMDTFVSPLCESMGRCFSAFNFRITQD; this is translated from the exons ATGGGGAAGCAGACGGGTCCGGCCGAACGCGGGGTGCAGTTCGAAAACGACGAATTTCTAAAATCGACCAAGTTGCTGGGCGGCGGCGAGGAGGAGCAGCCCGAGCAGAGGGAGCACCACCGGCGGGACCCCGGGGGGATCAACACCCACATCAAG GTTTCATTCGAAGACGTGATCGCAGAACCTGTTGCGACGCAAAGTTTCGACGGAATTTGGATTTGCAGTCATGCGTCGTTTGAAATCAGCAAATTCGTGCTGTACAAAGTGCTCACTCTGTTCCTGGCCATTCCCCTAGCCTTCATCATAGGGATTCTATTTGCCGTAATAAGTTACGTCCACATTTG GTTTCTTATGCCCATTGTGAAGACCTTCATGATGATTCTACCCTCCATCAAGGTCATCTGGAAAAGTATTATGGACACGTTTGTTTCTCCTCTGTGTGAGAGTATGGGCCGTTGCTTCTCCGCGTTCAATTTCCGCATCACTCAAGATTAA